A region from the Sphingopyxis lindanitolerans genome encodes:
- the rsmH gene encoding 16S rRNA (cytosine(1402)-N(4))-methyltransferase RsmH, giving the protein MTELPRDLPRDSRHDPVLREEVIVALAIASGERHVDATFGAGGYTRAMLSAGAEVIACDRDPDAIAEGQALVAEAGGRLTLIHGRFGEIDRLLAERGIDAVDGITFDIGVSSMQIDQGARGFSFQKDGPLDMRMAQEGESAADWLNRADEADIADVLYHYGDERQSRRVARAIVAARPLSRTGELATVIRKALRHPPGAPKDPSTKSFQAIRIHINGELDELTQGLAAAERVLRPGGRLAVVSFHSTEDRIVKNFLRERSGGDAGGSRHRPVSNAPARAATFGPPARKVRPSKAEEARNPRARSATLRSAVRTAAPAWPGHSIIKESMSC; this is encoded by the coding sequence GTGACCGAGCTTCCCCGTGACCTGCCCCGAGATTCTCGGCACGATCCGGTCCTCCGCGAAGAAGTCATCGTCGCTCTCGCCATCGCCTCCGGCGAGCGCCATGTCGATGCGACTTTCGGTGCCGGTGGCTACACGCGCGCGATGCTGTCGGCGGGCGCCGAGGTGATCGCATGCGACCGCGATCCTGATGCGATCGCCGAAGGGCAGGCGCTGGTCGCCGAAGCCGGCGGCCGCCTGACGCTGATCCACGGCCGGTTCGGCGAGATCGACCGGCTGCTCGCCGAGCGCGGGATCGACGCGGTCGATGGCATCACCTTCGACATCGGCGTGTCGTCGATGCAAATCGACCAGGGCGCGCGCGGCTTCTCGTTCCAGAAGGACGGGCCGCTCGACATGCGCATGGCGCAGGAGGGTGAAAGCGCCGCCGACTGGCTCAATCGCGCCGACGAGGCGGACATCGCCGATGTTCTCTATCATTATGGCGACGAGCGCCAATCGCGCCGTGTCGCGCGCGCGATCGTCGCCGCGCGGCCGCTGTCGCGCACCGGCGAACTGGCGACGGTGATCCGCAAGGCGCTGCGCCACCCCCCGGGGGCGCCCAAGGACCCCTCGACCAAGAGCTTTCAGGCGATCCGCATCCACATCAACGGCGAACTCGACGAACTGACGCAGGGCCTCGCCGCCGCCGAGCGCGTGCTGCGTCCCGGCGGCCGCCTCGCGGTGGTCAGCTTTCACAGCACCGAGGATCGCATCGTGAAGAATTTCCTGCGCGAACGCAGCGGCGGCGACGCCGGTGGTTCGCGTCACCGGCCCGTGTCCAACGCTCCGGCGCGCGCCGCTACTTTCGGTCCGCCCGCGCGCAAGGTGCGTCCGTCCAAGGCGGAGGAGGCGCGCAATCCGCGCGCGCGTTCGGCGACGCTGCGCAGCGCGGTGCGCACCGCGGCCCCGGCTTGGCCGGGTCATTCGATCATCAAGGAGTCCATGTCATGCTGA
- a CDS encoding peptidoglycan D,D-transpeptidase FtsI family protein, with translation MNTLVVRPARVRTAGVRQQILLTAQQRLMMLMLLFMAAFLLISMRLVFFALFDTASGSGDAAAAFIPARADIVDRNGVPLARTIDGYSIRVVPSKLLNNRQYLADELVKIFPDTPREEFLARLNGPRPTYIRRRALPDQVAAVNAIGDVGFDFPREKERLYPQLSLAAQLLGFTDAEGHGVTGVEGSFDKQLTDKATRGEPLVLSIDARVQGVLESELGNAVTNLEAIGGAGIILDVHTGEVLAMTSLPTYNPNKLIAGDAAARRNAVTYNLYELGSTFKPLSIGAAIDNGVVTSMAKRYDATKPLAIAGFKIRDSHNMGRWLNVPETLIHSSNIVTAQIADQLGKEKMEALFRSLEFNKRPEIELKERAFPLWPKEWGRLSTMTTAYGHGIAVTPLHLANAYAALVNGGIWRPATVLKLGDKAPPQGHRVFKASTSARMRQLLRLIVSDGTGRQADAPGFRVGGKTGSAEKPGAGGYRRHSLVSTFAAAFPMDNPRYVILAMIDEPKGNAFSSGQRTAGYTVAPVVKKVVMRAGPMLGVFPDESRDVDVSELTPLLWKNGEGE, from the coding sequence ATGAACACGCTGGTCGTCCGTCCGGCCCGGGTGCGCACCGCTGGGGTGCGGCAGCAGATATTGCTGACCGCGCAGCAGCGGCTGATGATGCTCATGCTGTTGTTCATGGCGGCCTTTCTCCTGATTTCGATGCGCCTCGTCTTTTTCGCACTGTTCGACACCGCGTCGGGCAGCGGTGATGCCGCGGCGGCGTTCATTCCCGCGCGCGCCGATATCGTCGATCGCAACGGCGTGCCGCTCGCGCGGACGATCGACGGCTATTCGATCCGGGTCGTGCCCTCGAAGCTGCTCAACAACCGCCAATATCTGGCCGACGAGCTGGTCAAGATATTCCCCGACACACCGCGCGAGGAATTTCTCGCCAGGTTGAACGGCCCACGGCCTACCTATATCCGCCGCCGCGCGCTGCCCGATCAGGTTGCGGCGGTGAACGCGATCGGCGATGTCGGCTTTGACTTCCCGCGCGAGAAGGAGCGGCTTTATCCGCAGCTCAGCCTCGCGGCGCAACTCCTCGGTTTCACCGATGCCGAAGGGCATGGCGTCACCGGGGTCGAGGGTTCTTTCGACAAGCAGCTCACCGACAAGGCGACGCGCGGAGAGCCGCTTGTGCTGTCGATCGACGCGCGCGTCCAGGGCGTGCTCGAAAGCGAGCTCGGCAATGCGGTGACCAATTTGGAAGCGATCGGCGGGGCGGGTATCATTCTCGACGTCCATACCGGCGAAGTGCTGGCGATGACGTCGCTGCCGACCTATAATCCCAACAAGCTGATCGCAGGCGACGCGGCCGCGCGCCGCAATGCCGTGACGTATAATCTCTACGAACTTGGGTCGACCTTCAAACCGCTGTCGATCGGCGCGGCGATCGACAATGGCGTCGTGACCAGCATGGCGAAGCGCTACGACGCGACCAAGCCGCTCGCCATCGCCGGTTTCAAGATCCGCGATTCGCACAATATGGGGCGCTGGCTCAATGTCCCCGAAACATTGATCCACAGCTCGAACATCGTGACCGCGCAGATTGCCGACCAGCTCGGCAAGGAAAAGATGGAGGCGCTGTTCCGCAGCCTCGAATTCAACAAGCGCCCCGAAATCGAACTCAAGGAGCGGGCCTTTCCGCTGTGGCCCAAGGAATGGGGCCGCCTGTCGACGATGACCACCGCTTATGGTCACGGCATCGCGGTGACCCCGCTGCATCTCGCCAACGCCTATGCCGCGCTGGTCAACGGCGGCATCTGGCGTCCCGCGACGGTGCTCAAACTCGGCGACAAGGCGCCGCCGCAGGGGCACCGCGTCTTCAAGGCATCGACCAGCGCGCGGATGCGCCAGCTCCTCCGCCTGATCGTCTCGGACGGCACGGGGCGCCAGGCCGATGCGCCGGGATTCCGCGTCGGCGGCAAGACGGGAAGCGCCGAAAAGCCGGGTGCGGGGGGCTATCGCCGCCACTCGCTCGTTTCGACCTTCGCCGCGGCCTTCCCGATGGACAATCCCCGCTATGTGATCCTGGCGATGATCGACGAGCCAAAGGGCAATGCCTTCAGCTCGGGCCAGCGCACCGCAGGCTATACGGTCGCGCCGGTGGTCAAGAAGGTCGTGATGCGTGCCGGCCCGATGCTCGGCGTGTTCCCCGACGAAAGCCGCGACGTCGATGTGTCCGAACTGACCCCGCTGCTGTGGAAAAACGGGGAAGGCGAATAA
- a CDS encoding UDP-N-acetylmuramoyl-L-alanyl-D-glutamate--2,6-diaminopimelate ligase translates to MRLSALLGGHGLAGADPVVTGLAIDHRKVAPGTIFGAFVGEKFNGEDYIAAAIEAGAIAIVARPEAKVAGAVHIADANPRRAFAHIAARFFHRFPATCVAVTGTNGKTSTVEMTRQLWRMAGFHAASIGTLGITTSNDSASTGLTTPDIVTFLSNMSGLAAEGVTHAAFEASSHGLDQYRTEGLKVKAAAFTNLSHDHLDYHGTMDAYLAAKMRLFREVLEPGGTAVIWNDDMWSPAAEYEAKQRGVRIMTVGTSGEDLRLIAREPTQLGQSLTIAAGPLAQKVTLPLIGAYQAANALVAAGLVIATGGDTGQTLANLARLQPVRGRLERAAITRVGAPVYIDYAHTPDAIEAALDALRPHASGRLILVFGAGGDRDKDKRPEMGRVAAARADVLIITDDNPRGENPAAIRAAIAAGAPSARIIGDRRAAIAAAIAEARGDDIVCIAGKGHEQGQIVGRGDATRVIPFDDVAVAREEAA, encoded by the coding sequence ATGCGCCTTTCCGCGCTGCTCGGCGGTCATGGTCTGGCAGGGGCGGACCCGGTGGTGACCGGGCTCGCGATTGACCATCGCAAGGTCGCGCCCGGCACGATCTTCGGCGCTTTCGTCGGCGAGAAATTCAATGGCGAGGATTATATCGCCGCTGCGATCGAAGCGGGCGCGATCGCCATCGTTGCGCGGCCCGAGGCGAAGGTCGCGGGCGCGGTCCATATCGCCGACGCCAATCCGCGCCGTGCCTTCGCGCATATCGCGGCGCGTTTCTTCCATCGCTTTCCCGCGACCTGCGTCGCCGTGACCGGAACCAACGGCAAGACCTCGACGGTCGAGATGACGCGCCAGCTCTGGCGCATGGCGGGCTTTCACGCCGCGTCGATCGGCACGCTCGGTATCACGACATCGAACGACAGCGCCTCGACCGGGCTCACCACCCCCGATATCGTCACCTTCCTGTCGAACATGTCGGGCCTCGCCGCCGAAGGGGTGACCCATGCGGCGTTCGAGGCGTCGAGCCACGGCCTCGACCAATATCGCACCGAAGGATTGAAGGTGAAGGCGGCGGCCTTCACCAACCTCAGCCACGATCATCTCGATTATCATGGCACGATGGACGCCTATCTCGCGGCCAAGATGCGCCTGTTCCGCGAAGTGCTGGAGCCCGGCGGCACCGCGGTGATCTGGAATGACGACATGTGGTCGCCCGCTGCCGAATATGAAGCGAAGCAGCGCGGCGTGCGGATCATGACGGTCGGCACCTCGGGCGAGGATCTGCGCCTGATCGCGCGCGAGCCGACCCAACTCGGCCAGTCGCTCACCATCGCCGCGGGGCCGCTCGCGCAAAAGGTGACGCTGCCGCTGATCGGCGCCTATCAAGCGGCCAACGCGCTCGTCGCTGCGGGGCTCGTCATCGCGACCGGCGGCGACACCGGGCAGACGCTCGCCAATCTGGCGCGGCTCCAGCCGGTGCGCGGTCGGCTCGAACGCGCCGCGATCACCCGTGTCGGCGCGCCGGTCTATATCGACTATGCCCACACCCCCGACGCCATAGAGGCGGCGCTGGACGCGCTGCGCCCGCACGCGAGCGGACGGCTGATCCTGGTGTTCGGCGCCGGCGGCGACCGCGACAAGGACAAGCGCCCCGAAATGGGCCGCGTCGCCGCCGCCAGGGCCGACGTTCTGATCATCACCGACGACAATCCGCGCGGTGAGAATCCCGCCGCCATCCGCGCCGCCATCGCCGCGGGCGCGCCCAGTGCTCGGATTATCGGCGACCGCCGCGCCGCGATCGCCGCCGCGATTGCCGAAGCGCGGGGCGACGACATCGTCTGCATCGCCGGAAAAGGTCATGAGCAAGGCCAGATTGTCGGTCGCGGCGACGCGACGCGCGTCATTCCCTTCGACGATGTCGCGGTTGCGCGCGAGGAGGCGGCATGA
- a CDS encoding UDP-N-acetylmuramoyl-tripeptide--D-alanyl-D-alanine ligase translates to MNPLWTARAIALATGGEANTDFTAQGVAFDSREVTKGDLFIAMKGEVADGHQFIDKAIVAGASGIVCETTIDFPHVRVADSAQALNALGIASRARSHGRIIGVTGSAGKTGTKEALFAALDRFRPGKAHRSVKSYNNHVGVPLSLARMPSTADYGVFEMGMNHAGELAALTRLVRPHVAIVTTIAPAHMEYFGSEEAIADAKGEIFEGLEPGGIAILPFDSPHYARLRAKAERHAAQIISFGLGEGADARAVDWLPDGQGGSLVTAQVQDALLCFTIAQAGAHWVANAMAVLAAVKAVGGDLPAAGLAFAEMGGLAGRGARHRVQVPGGHILVIDESYNANPASMAATIEQLAAESGDRKVAILGAMKELGPDGEAYHAALAAPLVAADVQFALLVGEEMAPLAKALEGRIEFAHVAAHSGATARLKDLIRPGDVVLVKGSNSVGLSHVVTALTNGDY, encoded by the coding sequence ATGAATCCGCTCTGGACCGCGCGCGCCATCGCGTTGGCCACGGGTGGAGAAGCGAACACCGATTTCACCGCGCAAGGCGTCGCCTTCGATTCGCGCGAGGTGACGAAGGGCGACCTGTTCATCGCGATGAAGGGCGAGGTGGCCGACGGGCACCAATTCATCGACAAGGCGATCGTTGCGGGCGCGTCCGGTATTGTCTGCGAAACCACGATCGATTTTCCGCATGTCCGCGTCGCCGACAGCGCCCAGGCCCTGAATGCGCTCGGCATCGCATCGCGCGCGCGCAGCCACGGCCGCATCATCGGGGTCACCGGATCGGCGGGCAAGACGGGGACGAAAGAGGCGTTGTTCGCGGCGCTCGACCGTTTCCGTCCCGGCAAGGCGCATCGCTCGGTCAAAAGCTACAACAATCATGTCGGCGTGCCGCTCAGCCTTGCACGCATGCCATCGACCGCCGATTATGGCGTGTTCGAGATGGGGATGAACCATGCCGGCGAGCTTGCCGCGCTGACCCGTCTGGTGCGCCCGCATGTTGCGATCGTCACCACCATCGCCCCGGCGCATATGGAATATTTCGGCAGCGAGGAAGCGATCGCCGACGCGAAGGGCGAGATTTTCGAGGGGCTGGAGCCCGGCGGGATCGCGATCCTGCCTTTCGACAGCCCGCATTATGCGCGGTTGCGCGCCAAGGCCGAGCGCCACGCCGCACAGATCATCAGCTTTGGTCTCGGCGAAGGCGCCGACGCCCGCGCGGTCGACTGGCTGCCCGACGGGCAGGGCGGCTCGCTCGTCACCGCGCAGGTGCAGGATGCGCTGCTCTGTTTCACCATCGCGCAGGCGGGCGCGCATTGGGTGGCGAACGCGATGGCGGTGCTGGCGGCGGTGAAGGCGGTCGGCGGCGATCTGCCCGCAGCGGGGCTCGCCTTTGCCGAGATGGGCGGGCTCGCGGGTCGCGGCGCGCGCCACCGGGTTCAGGTGCCGGGCGGGCATATCCTCGTCATCGACGAAAGCTATAATGCCAACCCCGCTTCGATGGCCGCGACAATCGAGCAGCTTGCCGCCGAATCCGGCGATCGCAAGGTCGCGATTCTGGGTGCGATGAAGGAGCTTGGCCCCGACGGCGAAGCCTATCATGCCGCGCTCGCGGCTCCGCTCGTCGCGGCAGATGTGCAATTCGCCCTGCTTGTCGGCGAAGAGATGGCGCCGCTCGCCAAAGCGCTTGAGGGCCGCATCGAATTCGCGCATGTGGCCGCCCATTCGGGCGCGACCGCGCGGCTGAAGGACTTGATCCGCCCCGGCGACGTGGTGCTGGTCAAGGGGTCGAACAGCGTCGGCCTGTCGCATGTCGTGACCGCGCTGACCAACGGGGATTATTGA
- the mraY gene encoding phospho-N-acetylmuramoyl-pentapeptide-transferase: protein MLYWLAEWLGFPGALNLIRYLSFRSGAAVATALIIGLWIGPRFILMLRMRQGKGQPIRDDGPQSHLAKKGTPTMGGLMILIALMVSALLWMDLSNRFVWACLFVTAGFAAVGFLDDLDKVTKASHRGIPGRVRLLIEFAVAAVAVLLIVSRTGTDLYLPFFSGVVIPLGPFYYIFAMVLIVGFGNAVNLTDGLDGLATFPVMIASLTFLVIVYLTGNVKFAGYLGIPHVPGAGELAIFAAAIIGACLAFLWFNAPPAAVFMGDTGSLALGGALATVAVTAQHELVLVLVGGLFVVEALSVIIQVFWYKRTGKRVFRMAPIHHHFEQLGWPESTVVIRFWIVSIVLALAGLATLKLR, encoded by the coding sequence ATGCTATATTGGCTGGCGGAATGGCTGGGCTTTCCGGGGGCTTTGAACCTCATCCGCTATTTGAGCTTTCGCTCGGGCGCCGCGGTTGCGACCGCGCTCATCATCGGCTTGTGGATCGGGCCGCGCTTCATCCTGATGCTGCGCATGCGACAGGGGAAGGGGCAGCCGATCCGCGACGACGGCCCGCAGAGCCATCTGGCGAAAAAAGGCACGCCGACGATGGGCGGGCTGATGATCCTCATCGCGCTGATGGTTTCGGCCTTGCTGTGGATGGACCTGTCGAACCGCTTCGTCTGGGCGTGCCTGTTCGTGACTGCTGGCTTTGCCGCCGTCGGCTTCCTCGACGATCTCGACAAGGTGACCAAGGCAAGCCACCGCGGAATTCCGGGGCGCGTGCGTTTGCTGATCGAGTTCGCGGTCGCCGCGGTCGCGGTGCTGCTGATCGTCTCGCGCACCGGCACCGACCTCTATCTGCCCTTTTTCAGCGGCGTCGTGATCCCGCTGGGCCCCTTTTATTATATCTTCGCGATGGTCCTGATCGTCGGCTTCGGCAATGCGGTGAACCTGACCGACGGGCTTGACGGGCTCGCGACCTTTCCGGTGATGATCGCCAGCCTGACCTTCCTCGTCATCGTCTATCTGACGGGCAATGTGAAATTCGCGGGCTATCTGGGCATTCCGCATGTTCCGGGGGCGGGCGAGCTGGCGATTTTCGCCGCCGCGATCATCGGCGCCTGCTTGGCCTTTCTGTGGTTCAACGCGCCGCCCGCCGCGGTGTTCATGGGCGATACCGGCAGCCTCGCGCTCGGCGGCGCGCTCGCGACGGTGGCGGTGACCGCGCAGCACGAACTGGTGCTCGTCCTCGTCGGCGGGCTGTTCGTGGTCGAGGCGCTGTCGGTCATCATCCAAGTCTTCTGGTACAAGCGCACGGGCAAGCGCGTCTTTCGCATGGCGCCGATCCACCATCATTTCGAGCAATTGGGCTGGCCCGAATCCACCGTCGTCATCCGCTTCTGGATCGTCTCGATCGTCCTCGCGCTCGCGGGGCTCGCGACCCTCAAACTGCGGTGA
- the murD gene encoding UDP-N-acetylmuramoyl-L-alanine--D-glutamate ligase: MITSRAFAGRRYAVLGLARSGLATVEALVASGAGVTAWDDREEARDEAMMLNADIGDPLAIDLAGFAGVVVSPGVPLNRHPIAAHAREAHVPVIGDIELFAEARGELPPHKVVGITGTNGKSTVTALVTHMLESAGVPTLMGGNIGLPILSRDPLPEGGVYVLELSSYQIDLSHSLACDVAVLTNLTPDHLDRYDGFAGYAASKARLFSLQHRDQVAIVAVDDDPSRMIAGRINHRLHRVSAKDIDPADQARWPALQGPHNAQNAVCAIAVCRTLGLNDEQIERGLATYKALPHRMEWVGEAAGARWFNDSKATNAASAAPALAAFPPAPDQRLHWIAGGQAKGDGLSACRPWFGHVRCAYLIGEAMESFADEIGDAIPIDRAGDLATAVAHAAAAARPGDIVLLSPACASFDQFRDYEQRGDAFRDLVRALGDG; this comes from the coding sequence GTGATTACCTCGCGCGCCTTTGCCGGTCGCCGCTATGCGGTGCTGGGACTGGCGCGCTCGGGCCTTGCGACGGTCGAGGCGCTCGTCGCCAGCGGCGCCGGCGTTACCGCGTGGGATGACCGCGAAGAAGCGCGCGACGAGGCGATGATGCTCAATGCCGACATCGGCGATCCGCTCGCGATCGATCTCGCCGGTTTTGCGGGGGTCGTCGTGTCGCCCGGCGTCCCGCTCAACCGCCACCCGATCGCCGCGCACGCGCGCGAGGCGCATGTGCCGGTGATCGGCGATATCGAACTGTTTGCCGAAGCGCGCGGCGAACTGCCGCCGCACAAGGTGGTCGGCATCACCGGCACCAACGGCAAATCGACCGTTACCGCACTCGTAACCCATATGCTCGAAAGCGCGGGGGTGCCGACGCTGATGGGCGGCAATATCGGCCTGCCGATCCTGTCGCGCGATCCCTTGCCCGAAGGGGGCGTCTATGTGCTCGAACTGTCGAGCTATCAGATCGATCTTTCACACAGCCTCGCCTGCGATGTGGCGGTGCTGACCAACCTCACTCCCGATCATCTCGACCGTTACGACGGGTTCGCGGGCTATGCGGCATCGAAAGCGCGGCTCTTTTCGTTGCAGCACCGCGATCAGGTCGCGATCGTCGCGGTCGATGACGATCCGTCGCGAATGATCGCGGGGCGTATCAATCATCGCCTCCACCGCGTCTCGGCAAAGGATATCGACCCCGCCGACCAGGCGCGCTGGCCCGCGCTGCAAGGCCCGCATAACGCGCAGAACGCCGTTTGCGCGATCGCCGTCTGCCGCACGCTGGGGCTGAACGACGAACAGATCGAGCGCGGGCTCGCGACATACAAGGCGCTCCCGCACCGTATGGAATGGGTCGGCGAAGCCGCTGGCGCCCGCTGGTTCAACGACAGCAAGGCGACCAACGCGGCTTCCGCTGCACCGGCGCTGGCGGCCTTTCCGCCGGCGCCGGACCAGCGTCTGCACTGGATTGCCGGGGGACAGGCGAAGGGCGACGGCCTGTCCGCGTGCCGCCCCTGGTTCGGTCATGTGAGATGCGCCTATCTGATCGGCGAAGCGATGGAGTCGTTTGCGGACGAGATCGGCGATGCCATTCCGATCGACCGGGCGGGCGATCTCGCGACCGCGGTGGCGCATGCGGCGGCGGCGGCGCGGCCCGGCGATATTGTCCTGCTCTCGCCCGCCTGCGCGTCGTTCGACCAGTTCAGGGACTATGAGCAACGCGGTGACGCGTTCCGCGATCTCGTCCGGGCATTGGGAGATGGATGA
- a CDS encoding FtsW/RodA/SpoVE family cell cycle protein — protein MSGGTDMNATERPVIAATTRTAKRRGPRLSRADRTPLGLWFWEIDRVLLLLVSMLIATGLVAVAAASPVAAQKLSTTTASLDPLYYFYRQLMWVIVGVPVMLGVSMLPKAQARRFAIYGTITFLFLLFLVPLIGASVNGAQRWIGSGALRLQPSEFLKPFFAVSLAWILSLRLHDQSLPVVPLSFVLTGVIGILLMGQPDLGQTIIFLGTWLVLVMVAGLSMRIIGILAASGIAGLIVAYFTYSVANQRINSWLFGEGDRFQEDRAHATITAGGLIGTGPGAGLAKFKLPEAHTDYIFSVIGEEFGIIACIAIAILFLAIIVRVLVRLLDEEDSFQILAVAGLIAQFGGQATINMAVNTQLFPSKGMTLPFISYGGSSFIALSIGMGLLLSLTRRNPYAARVSMTRNWNKK, from the coding sequence ATGAGCGGGGGGACCGACATGAATGCGACCGAACGCCCGGTGATCGCCGCGACGACGCGGACGGCGAAGCGGCGCGGCCCGCGCCTCAGCCGCGCCGACCGCACCCCGCTGGGCCTTTGGTTCTGGGAAATCGACCGGGTGCTGCTCCTGCTCGTCTCGATGCTGATCGCGACGGGGCTCGTCGCGGTCGCCGCCGCGTCGCCGGTCGCGGCGCAAAAGCTGTCGACGACCACCGCCAGCCTCGACCCGCTCTATTATTTCTATCGCCAGCTCATGTGGGTGATCGTCGGCGTGCCCGTCATGCTCGGCGTGTCGATGCTGCCCAAGGCGCAGGCGCGGCGCTTTGCCATTTATGGCACCATCACGTTCCTTTTCCTGCTGTTCCTCGTGCCGCTCATCGGCGCCTCGGTGAACGGTGCGCAGCGCTGGATCGGCAGCGGTGCCTTGCGCCTTCAGCCGTCGGAGTTTCTGAAGCCCTTCTTCGCGGTGTCGCTGGCGTGGATCTTGTCGCTGCGGCTCCACGACCAGAGCCTGCCCGTCGTGCCTTTGTCCTTCGTCCTCACCGGCGTCATCGGCATCTTGCTGATGGGGCAGCCCGACCTGGGGCAGACGATCATCTTCCTCGGCACCTGGCTGGTGCTGGTGATGGTCGCCGGGCTTTCGATGCGGATCATCGGCATCCTTGCGGCGAGCGGCATCGCGGGGCTGATCGTCGCTTACTTTACCTATTCGGTCGCCAATCAGCGGATCAATAGCTGGCTGTTCGGCGAAGGCGACAGGTTTCAGGAGGATCGCGCGCATGCGACGATCACCGCGGGCGGCCTGATCGGCACCGGCCCCGGCGCGGGCCTCGCCAAGTTCAAGCTGCCCGAGGCGCACACCGACTATATCTTCTCGGTCATCGGCGAGGAGTTCGGAATCATCGCCTGCATCGCGATCGCGATCCTGTTCCTCGCGATCATCGTTCGCGTCCTCGTCCGCCTGCTCGACGAGGAGGATAGTTTCCAGATTCTGGCGGTCGCGGGGTTGATTGCGCAGTTCGGGGGGCAGGCGACGATCAACATGGCGGTGAACACCCAGCTCTTTCCGTCGAAGGGCATGACCTTGCCCTTCATCAGCTATGGCGGCTCGTCGTTCATCGCGCTGTCAATCGGCATGGGTTTGCTCTTGTCGCTGACCCGGCGAAACCCCTATGCCGCGCGGGTGTCGATGACCCGCAACTGGAACAAGAAATGA